A stretch of Chionomys nivalis chromosome 2, mChiNiv1.1, whole genome shotgun sequence DNA encodes these proteins:
- the Resp18 gene encoding regulated endocrine-specific protein 18, producing MQNSLRPEGFGGLQLLVCFLLLYSRPGSCSDINTHDGQGQVATEQFWSFQEFAASVSWYLRLILQHLIPEDLFWVDEIAEEVLTKKVEHLNRLHLQHRMCRKDAKAVSPTAATAVRCKQEEKLGLLYPKSPTVKVSKDRCFVPKVVPKAPKQEATHPTKGFFGPYPTVGLNLVAD from the exons ATGCAGAACTCGTTGAGGCCCGAGGGCTTCGGGGGGCTTCAGCTCCTGGTCTGCTTTCTTCTGCTTTACAGTCGCCCAGGCAGCTGCAGCGACATAAATACCCACG ATGGTCAGGGCCAAGTAGCAACGGAGCAGTTCTGGTCGTTCCAAGaatttgctgcttcagtctcctggtACTTACGACTTATCCTCCAGCATCTCATCCCAGAAG ACCTGTTCTGGGTGGATGAAATAGCCGAAGAAGTACTGACCAAGAAGGTGGAGCACCTCAACAGACTCCACCTCCAACATAGGATGTGCCGGAAggatgccaaggcagtttctcccACTGCAGCCACTGCGGTGAG GTGTAAACAAGAAGAGAAACTTGGACTCTTATACCCCAAG AGTCCAACAGTCAAGGTGAGCAAGGACCGATGCTTTGTCCCCAAAGTAGTTCCAAAGGCTCCAAAGCAAGAAGCAACTCACCCCACCAAG ggCTTCTTTGGGCCATACCCCACTGTGGGTCTCAACCTTGTTGCTGACTGA